From Nicotiana tabacum cultivar K326 chromosome 22, ASM71507v2, whole genome shotgun sequence, one genomic window encodes:
- the LOC107781251 gene encoding non-specific lipid-transfer protein-like: protein MSRSLPSYTLLALILVTLSLVLGFANADVQCSDVILKIIPCQNFLMSGESSPSVACCSGAQALDKEAAASQPDRQAICGCLKSAAQAFPINVDKAAQLPSLCKLATKIPISPKVDCSK from the coding sequence ATGTCAAGAAGCCTTCCCAGCTACACTTTACTAGCACTCATTTTGGTGACACTTTCTTTGGTTTTAGGTTTTGCGAATGCAGACGTTCAATGCAGTGATGTTATATTAAAGATAATCCCATGCCAAAATTTCTTAATGAGTGGAGAGTCGTCCCCTAGTGTTGCTTGTTGCAGTGGAGCACAAGCTCTTGACAAAGAAGCCGCCGCGTCTCAGCCGGACCGCCAGGCTATCTGTGGCTGCCTGAAGTCTGCTGCGCAAGCTTTCCCTATAAACGTTGATAAAGCAGCACAACTCCCTAGTCTCTGCAAACTTGCTACAAAAATACCCATCAGCCCTAAAGTTGATTGCTCCAAGTAA